Below is a genomic region from Microthrixaceae bacterium.
ACAACACGGCGTCGCGCTCGGCGCGGATCGATGACGCGGTGGCAGCCGACCCGGCCGCACTCCGCGACCCAGCCGACCCGGCCGAAACCGTGTCGGCGCCGCCGGCGATCCGGTCGTTCATACCGAGATCGAGGCGGCGATCTGCGCCGCAGCTTCCAACGGGTCCTCCGCCTGGGTCACCGCGCGTCCGATGACGAGCAGATCCGCACCGTTCGCGATCGCGTCCTGCGGGGTGGCGGCGCGGGCCTGGTCGTGCACCGGCGCGCCGGCGGGACGGATTCCCGGCACCACCCGCCGCAGGCGCGGCGCCAATTCGCGGGCGGTCTGCAGGTCGGTTGCGGCGAGGATGAGGCCGCCGCATCCGCCCTCGAGGGCCAACCGCACGCGGTTGGGAACGATGTGGGGCGGGGCCGAATCGTCGGAGGTCAACACGGTCACCGCGAGCGCCACGGGGGCATCGAGACCGGCGTTTTCCGCGCCGCTGTAGAGCCCCTCGACCCCGGCTTTCAACATGTCGAGCCCGCCGGTCGCGTGAAGGGTGAGGTAGTCGACCCCGAGCGCCCCCAGCACGCGGCTCGCCCGGTTCACCGTGGTGGGGATGTCGTAGAGCTTGAGGTCCAAGAAGACCCGATAGCCGAGGTCGCGCAGGTCTGCGATCACGTCGGGGCCGGCGGCGCTGAACAGCTCCAGGCCGACCTTGGCGACGCCGAACCACGGCCGCATCGACGTTGCGAGACGGCGGGCCTCGACCAGATCGTCGGTGTCGATCACCAGGCAGAGTTTGCGTCGAACCTCGTCGGGGGTTTCGGTGGTCCGGTCAGTCATGTGCGCCTCCGCTGAGCTCTCGTACTTCGGAAATCGAATGTCTTGCACACCAGTCCTCGATGCCGCGCAACACGTTGCCCGGGGTTCGGGGATCAGCGAACGTCGCCGTGCCGACCTGGCACGCCTGGGCGCCGGCGAGCAGAAACTCGACGGCATCGACCTCGGTCGCGATACCGCCGACCCCCACGATCGGAAGGTCGGGGTGAGCGACCCGGCAATCGTAGACAGCCCGCACCGCAACCGGATGGATGGCGGGCCCGCTCACTCCCCCGCCCGCCGCACCGCTGCCGAGGCGGGGGCGTCGGGTTTCGACGTCGATCGACATGCCGAGCAGGGTGTTGACCAGCGTGACCGACTCCGCTCCGGCCCCGGCCACCGCTCCGGCGACTTCGACGAGGCGGTCGGTGTTCGGGCTGAGCTTCGCCCACAGCGGCCGGCCTGCCACCGCGCACCGCTCGATGACCGTGGCCGACAGCACCGGGTCGTGTGCGAACAGGTGCTTGCCGCCCTCGAGGTTCGGACAGCTCAGGTTGACCTCGACCGCGATCACTTCCTCGGGGGCCTCCGCCAACATCGCTGCGGCCCTGGCGTAGTCCTCCACGCTGCGGCCCCAGATCGACACCACGATGCGTTCGACCCCCGAGCGGCGAAGTGCCGGAAGGCCTTCGGCGAGCCACGCCTCGATGCCGGGGCCCTGCAGCCCGACGCTGTTGATCATGCCCAAGGGGCTCTGGTGGACCCGCGGGCCCGGATTGCCCGCCCAGGGCTGCGCGCTCAGCGACTTCACGACGAACGCGCCGAGGCTCGACAGGTCGAGATAGGCGCTCAGCTCGGTCGAGTGCCCCGCCGTGCCCGACGCGACCATGATCGGGTTGGGCAGCCGAAGCGACCCGACGTCGACCGACAGGTCGACGCTCAAGATCCCGACTCCGGGTGAGCCTGGTCGGAGGTGACGGCTCCGGCGTGGTACTCCTGCAAGCTGCGAACGACCAGCGGCATCGACACCGTGTCGGCGATTCCCTCTGCGGCGGCGAGCGCGGCGGCGGCGGTGGTGAACAGCGGCACCCCGTTGCGTCCCGCAGCCGAACGGATGTAAGCGCCGTCGGCCCGCGGGCCGCGGCCCCGTGGAGAGTTGATGACGAGTTGGACGTTGCCCTCGTCGATGAGTTCGACCGCCGTGCGACCGGCACCGGCGTCCGCGTCGGCATCGGTCGCGAACCCGCTCCCACCGGCGGTAGCGCCCCCACTGGCGGCAGCGCCTTCGCTGAGCTTGGAGACCACCTCGGTCACGCTCACCCCGCCGTTGGTGAGGTGCTCGGCGGTGCCGGCGGTGGCCACGATGGAGAAGCCGAGGTTGGCGAATTTCTCCGCGGCGCGCAGCCCGGCGCCCTTGTCGCGGTCGGCGAGGGACATGAAGATCGTCCCTTCGGTCGGCAGGCGGTCGCCCGCAGCGAGCTGGCTCTTGGCGAAGGCCAGACCGAAGGTCGAGTCGATGCCCATGACCTCTCCGGTCGAGCGCATTTCGGGTCCCAGCA
It encodes:
- a CDS encoding dihydroorotate dehydrogenase, whose translation is MSVDLSVDVGSLRLPNPIMVASGTAGHSTELSAYLDLSSLGAFVVKSLSAQPWAGNPGPRVHQSPLGMINSVGLQGPGIEAWLAEGLPALRRSGVERIVVSIWGRSVEDYARAAAMLAEAPEEVIAVEVNLSCPNLEGGKHLFAHDPVLSATVIERCAVAGRPLWAKLSPNTDRLVEVAGAVAGAGAESVTLVNTLLGMSIDVETRRPRLGSGAAGGGVSGPAIHPVAVRAVYDCRVAHPDLPIVGVGGIATEVDAVEFLLAGAQACQVGTATFADPRTPGNVLRGIEDWCARHSISEVRELSGGAHD
- the pyrF gene encoding orotidine-5'-phosphate decarboxylase yields the protein MTDRTTETPDEVRRKLCLVIDTDDLVEARRLATSMRPWFGVAKVGLELFSAAGPDVIADLRDLGYRVFLDLKLYDIPTTVNRASRVLGALGVDYLTLHATGGLDMLKAGVEGLYSGAENAGLDAPVALAVTVLTSDDSAPPHIVPNRVRLALEGGCGGLILAATDLQTARELAPRLRRVVPGIRPAGAPVHDQARAATPQDAIANGADLLVIGRAVTQAEDPLEAAAQIAASISV